The Solenopsis invicta isolate M01_SB chromosome 1, UNIL_Sinv_3.0, whole genome shotgun sequence DNA segment GGAAGTTTGAAGTTTCACTCTGAAAAAATGAGTTTTGAAAAGTCAAGACAAGATATTTGAAGAACACGTTTATCTTGCTCGCATTGTCAAGAATCAGAAGGTTTTCTCGGTTGCTTGTGACAAAGAATATGATCTACAATTCATTTCCGGCTGAGAAGCCTCAAGCCTAGAAGAAAACTTCAAGTAGTGCAAGTCCGAAGACAGAGTCGAGTTGATCGTCAGACCCCCCCCGACCGGGACGGAGTCATTTGGTTGGGGGGTGAAACAGGGCCGAACGTGTTTACGAAAATATTCAAGAAGTTCATCGAAAAATCTTTCGTAGAATAGGGACGAGCGTAAGGTTGCTCCCAGACCTTTGTACCGATCATATTCTTTATCAGTTGGTTTGGTTGCCACACGCCATTTTATTCGCTCTAGAGAActgcatatatatacatatatgcttaTATGCAAAAACCTCtatatatgcatacatgaaaataaagataaaagttcGTATACTTCCTTTACCACATCCTCTCCCTCCACCATCCTGAGACCTCCGTTTCCTCCAAGAcctcaatatattataaattttacctACCTAATAGTAATACTTTATCAATCAAAGCATTTTGTCAATAAACGTTGTTTCTACTACTCGATTGACTTTGGTCCCTCTCttttttatggttttttttacattacgaAATTTGGTGCGTAATACGCAAATCGCTTTTTACACTAGGATACAGATAATGCTGCGGATCGAGTCTTTTTATGATATATCCAGCGCGAGATTATTGCCTTTACAAATCTCTAGGTCTCAATCTTGTAGTATGTGATGGAAGTCCACGTCAGGACTTTACCTGAAATTTATAGCCAATAAAATCAGCTTCCAGCAAAGAATTTGTCTTTTGGATTTTTAATCCTCTACAGATCACCTGCCGTAAAACTTTGTATTTAAATCGAACTCATTGACTTGTATGTATTCAAGAATTTTAAGTGATTTTGTTTAACCAAAATTGTTACTTAATCGATAagtttataaagtaatatgttCATTAACCcgaaaacaattaatattttgtcgtTTTATATATAGAAACAGTACatgtgaaaaacaaaagtagATTGAAGATAATAAGATGTTTACTACCGGAAAAACCtagaatttttatctttgaaaaattaaatttttatggaattttattggtattcaaaaaaaattttgaaattttttaaaattgtaattcttttctgatatttctttgattatttgtttcttaatataaaatcaattagtaataaatatgatatatgtatacatcCAAGTATATTCTTCtctcaagtttttttaaaaaattagtgacAATACATCGTTCCAAATGTTATTAGAAATTGTAGTTTATGctgtttttaaatgaaattaatcgCTTAATTGAAAGAATTGGTACGACTTCGATTAAACTCCAATTAACTGCTGGTCATTAATTCAATCGACAGaatcacttaaaataaaatctctaatttacaattcattgttctaattttcttaattttttttcttaatctttttttcgcacttttaaataatataaactttaacaattctattcatatattaataaattattgcaagtATTACTTGAACTATTAttcaacaattaaattaatcgaatattaatttaattaacaaaattgttaacAGCAGAATTCTTAATTATGTATGTCTGTtcctgattttatttttttctaaatgctGAACAATAAAATTCAGTACTATTAGAGGAgaaggtaatatggcacccattttcattttattgaataactttgtttataattaatattttctattgaaacttgaacgattacatttgtcagagtgttgtttgacagattctagacttaaagtaatgaaatatttattatttaggacgtgatttataaaaatctaatgcactacacaatcggtggaagaaaaaaagtggtaatATGGCTAtatcgacagtagccataataccctcttctcctctattatattttaaattctattcatgttaacaaaatagtaaatatatcatactatttaataaatttattatgagttgaattttaataaagattattaaaattcaactcttatttcaaaagttactcttatttcctatttttaaacttgtattTAAAGATGTCGAAAAAGTGGTCGAGCCATCGAAAGTCGAGCGTCGACTACAGTCGACTATCGATCTATTGGCTATTGCAGCTGATTGCAGTTGCTTGTTTGCTGTATACAGACCAGAGGTAAACATGAACACGTACGTGAATTTTTGACATTCTAAACAATCTAAACCATCTAAGCGTAAACGAACTTGTGATCTCAATCCTCGCGTAAACGAGGACGAATCTCCGAGAATGCAGAAAGCGAAGAGGAAAACTGCCAAATCGCGGCAACCTTCGGTCAACGATTCCGTCGATGATCGCGCGGAATTGCCGACGATGGACGAGGATGTGGGCAAGGACTTCGGTACCCTTGTAAATGCGCCGCTCTCAAAAGGTGGCCACTTCGTCTTCAAGTCGGAGAAAGACTGGACCATCGACTCGTCACAATACTCTGAGTTCTTCACCCTGAACCTGAAGGCACTGTCGGCTGCAATCGACTGCATTCCGTTCAACGAATACGCCGACGTGCCCGACAATTACTTCCTAGTAAGTATCTCGAGAGATAGGACCTCGACAAAATAACTCAGAATGACTGACTTGTAATTTCAAGACAATGTTTTATGCTTTAACCTTTCGCGAGACACGtaaatgaaagttaaatatttaattacatggGATTTACAAGattctcaaataaaatttattcagattcaatataagtgcaatatttttctttctttattatttacagGGACATAGtgatttttgtgtttttttttaacaagttttacgtttttaattatattatgaaatCTCACCTGACTTGCAACAGGTTAAGTATTTGTCTTTAGTAATGCATAATAACTATCTTGGGTCTCAAGTctcaaattacaaataaaattactttttagttttaaaagatCTGAGATAATATTGTGCGTTATTAAAAACAAAGACTCAAATCAAAAACCATTATCTTGAAATCATAAGACATTTTATTTAAGGATTTTATTAAGGACAGAGATTTAAGTACTGTTTTGAATTATAGCCAATTCTGATAAGATCTATTACTTATAGAAATACGTAGAGATTAACTTAAATTTTGTGAATTACTCTCAattgaataaaagattaatttaatgatttaattttagagCGACCAGTTGACAAGTATCCACAATGATGCCGAGAGAGGCAAAGCAGCTTATAGCACGATTTTGGATGGTCTAAACACATCGAGTTTACCAGATATCAAAAGTGGGGCTAAAGAGAATATGAAAACTGGTCAAGCAGAAAACTTGGAACCAGTGACAAATGTAAATCTGGAAgacaattttgttaatttagaaaaagatttagATTTTTTGTTGTCTCTAAAAGAACCCATCCAGACCAACGAGCCAGAAAGTATAGTGCCTAAGTTGCTGTCGATGTCTCATAACACTGGTAAGATCTTAGAAAAAAGGaaacattttgacattttattaacataGTAATAATgctattttgtaatttttggaaATTACGAGATATTACCAAATATTAGAGCTATTACGAGATATTATCAAGATTTtaccaaatttatttaaaaagacaaTTTTAAACGTATAATTTACAACTAGATGAGTTTGCCGCAATGTAACAAAtatgaaagatttatatcacAGATATTTATTGACGATTTGTTGCAGATTCCAAAACAAAGTCAAAGAATGTTCCAAG contains these protein-coding regions:
- the LOC105201968 gene encoding uncharacterized protein LOC105201968, whose product is MQKAKRKTAKSRQPSVNDSVDDRAELPTMDEDVGKDFGTLVNAPLSKGGHFVFKSEKDWTIDSSQYSEFFTLNLKALSAAIDCIPFNEYADVPDNYFLSDQLTSIHNDAERGKAAYSTILDGLNTSSLPDIKSGAKENMKTGQAENLEPVTNVNLEDNFVNLEKDLDFLLSLKEPIQTNEPESIVPKLLSMSHNTDSKTKSKNVPSKPIDLEKWLDSVLDD